In a single window of the Pongo abelii isolate AG06213 chromosome 1, NHGRI_mPonAbe1-v2.0_pri, whole genome shotgun sequence genome:
- the ATP6V1G3 gene encoding V-type proton ATPase subunit G 3 isoform X2 → MTSQSQGIHQLLQAEKRAKDKLEEAKKILHLLFLKRKDWDCFWKRKAIEASQGGSNGRN, encoded by the exons ATGACGAGCCAGTCTCAGGGGATCCACCAGCTTCTTCAGGCAGAAAAACGGGCCAAGGACAAGCTAGAGGAAGCCAAGAAGA TTCTGCATCTACTTTTCCTAAAACGAAAAGACTGGGACTGCTTCTG gAAAAGGAAAGCGATTGAAGCAAGCCAAGGAGGAAGCAATGGTAGAAATTGA